The genomic interval TGCCGGAACTGCCCCCGGACGACGAAGGAGCAGTGGCAACCGTTGCTTCCTTGCCAGCCGAACGGACAGGAACCGCAACATCCTGGTTCACCGGAGCCGGCTGTGCATCCCGCATTGCCGGGGCGGAAGCAGGCGCGGGGTGCGCTTGCGATGCTCCCCTGTCCGCGGGCAGAGGCTGCTCCTGACGATCGTGCGGAGCTTCGAAAGCCGACGGCAAAGGCTCCTGTGCGGCAACGCCTTCAGACGGCTCGGACGGTACCGCCGAGACTTCGGAAGGGTCGGCCCCGTCGCTCTCGACTGTCCCCGGGGAATCCGAGGCCGACTCCACCACGGCGTGCATCCGTTCCAGAGCGTAATGCAACCGCTCGGAAATAATGTCGATTTCTTGATCCAAAATATCCAGGAGCGGCCCGAAATCCCCACCCTTTCGCCCCTGATCCACCAGGCTGGCAGTTTGGGAAGCATAGTCACTCAAGGCCTGCAGCCCCATGTAGCCACAGGAATTACGAATCGTATTCAACGCCCGGAACATGCCATCGATGAGCCGTTCCTGCGAAGCATCCTTTCGCAATTCCGCAAGCGCCACACGAAGCGTTTCTTCCTGCTGCCGTACAGCGCCTTCAAAAATGGAAACATCTTCAGGGTCGAACGCGCCCTGAGCCAAGACGTCATCGTCATCATGCGGCACTGGCGCATTCCCGGCACCGGACGAGGCGTCGGCTTCGGCCGCCGCGTCAACAGTGCTCCCCTCCTCCGACGAATCCGAAACATTTGTGGGCGTCAAATCCGGAATTTCGCCCTGTTCGTAAGTCCGCTGCAACACCTCCACCATGCCGGATCCGTCCATGGGAGTCACCTCGCCGCTGGATGGTTCCACATGGCTGACCATCTCTTCAATGAGGTCCACCACAGCCAACAGCAGGTCGAACAACGGCTGCGACGAAGCCATCTCCCCCTTGCGAACCCGATTGAGCAAGGTTTCAGCCTCATGCGTCAAGGCGTTTAACTCCTTGAACCCGATGATGCCGCTGTTACCTTTCAGATTGTGGAAATACCGGAAAATATCGTTGATCAATTCACCCGGTTCCTCGGGCGCTCCTTCCAACGCCACCAGGGAACGGTTCAGATCCTCAATGATGTCCTGAGCTTCTTCAAGAAAGTCTGTAAGGTGGCCTTCCCCTACCGTGGTCAGGGCATAGGGCGATGGGTCGAAATCGGGGTCACCACTCAATTCAATACGGGGAGCCGCGTGCCTGGCGGGGACGTCCTTTCCTGCGGCAGGTTCTCCTCCAGCCGGGGAAGAATCGTCCATGCGGGGTGATGCCGCCTCCCCGCTTTCAAAGTGTCCCTGATCCCCGGAATCGCCGGAGGCACTGTCCTGCGCGGCCGGTTCTCCCTGTTGCAGCGATTCAATGCGATCAATGATCTCCTTCACGTCAACATCCCCTTCCGTGCCCGTTGCTTCGAGGTTTTCCACCAGGGTGCGCAGGGCATCCGTGGCGGAAAGGATGATATCCATCACCTGGGTCGTGACGGGGCTGACCCCCTGCCGCAAATCATCCAGAACATTTTCT from Paucidesulfovibrio gracilis DSM 16080 carries:
- a CDS encoding chemotaxis protein CheA → MSQEYMDPDLLADFFNEAKEHLETIEPNLLQLESHPDDLELLNEIFRPMHSLKGASGFLGLNKINQLAHKAENVLDDLRQGVSPVTTQVMDIILSATDALRTLVENLEATGTEGDVDVKEIIDRIESLQQGEPAAQDSASGDSGDQGHFESGEAASPRMDDSSPAGGEPAAGKDVPARHAAPRIELSGDPDFDPSPYALTTVGEGHLTDFLEEAQDIIEDLNRSLVALEGAPEEPGELINDIFRYFHNLKGNSGIIGFKELNALTHEAETLLNRVRKGEMASSQPLFDLLLAVVDLIEEMVSHVEPSSGEVTPMDGSGMVEVLQRTYEQGEIPDLTPTNVSDSSEEGSTVDAAAEADASSGAGNAPVPHDDDDVLAQGAFDPEDVSIFEGAVRQQEETLRVALAELRKDASQERLIDGMFRALNTIRNSCGYMGLQALSDYASQTASLVDQGRKGGDFGPLLDILDQEIDIISERLHYALERMHAVVESASDSPGTVESDGADPSEVSAVPSEPSEGVAAQEPLPSAFEAPHDRQEQPLPADRGASQAHPAPASAPAMRDAQPAPVNQDVAVPVRSAGKEATVATAPSSSGGSSGIRHKSASTIRVDHHKLDHLMNLIGELIINRNRYALLARALEEGQEEVHEVAQQLTETTYAMARISDDLQDTIMNVRMVPVQTVFSRFPRLVRDLSRKSGKQVELITEGEETELDKSVVEEIGDPLVHLVRNAVDHGLEDEEQRVAVGKNPTGHVWLRAYHKGNSVAIEVEDDGRGIDPEKMRNVAVRKGVLTPEEAANLDDREAVELIFHPGFSSAEKVTDISGRGVGMDVVKTNIKNLKGSVHTQSETGKGTKLTLTLPLTLAIIDALMVEVAGETFAIPLDAVSETTKIKAAKLSDVNSRKAVTLRGEVLGVVELSELLELPGNEEERSILPIVIVHDNDRRVGLVVDRLLERQEIVIKPLGQYLSDFQLDGISGATIMGDGSVVLILDPHEIYSLATSMGRPQARGLERPKLGTLQQTPARMLEKGAS